A stretch of Corvus hawaiiensis isolate bCorHaw1 chromosome 8, bCorHaw1.pri.cur, whole genome shotgun sequence DNA encodes these proteins:
- the LOC125329296 gene encoding core histone macro-H2A.2, giving the protein MSGRSGKKKMSKLSRSSRAGVIFPVGRMMRYLKKGTYKYRIGVGAPVYMAAVIEYLAAEILELAGNAARDNKKGRIAPRHILLAVANDEELNQLLKGVTIASGGVLPRIQPELLAKKRGAKGKSETILSPAPEKKGRKSMVNKKSGKKAKSTKARTSKKNKQKDSEKEGASNSTTEDGPGDGFTILSSKSLVPGQKLSLTQSDISHIGSMKVEGIVHPTTAEIDLKEEIGKALEKAGGKEFLETVKELRKSQGPLEVAEAALTQSSGLAAKFVIHCHIPQWGSDKCEEQLEETVKNCLTAAEDKKLKSVAFPPFPSGRNCFPKQTAAQVTLRAISTHFDGTSSSSLKNIYFLLFDSESIGIYVQEMAKLDTK; this is encoded by the exons ATGTCGGGGCGGAGCgggaagaagaaaatgtccAAACTGTCCCGCtcgagcagggctggggtgatTTTCCCTGTGGGGAGGATGATGCGCTACCTGAAGAAAGGGACCTACAAGTACCGGATCGGGGTTGGAGCACCAGTGTACATGGCAGCTGTCATAGAGTACCTCGCAG CCGAAATCCTGGAGTTGGCAGGAAACGCGGCACGGGACAACAAGAAAGGAAGGATTGCCCCCAGACACATCCTCCTGGCAGTTGCAAATGATGAGGAACTGAATCAG TTGCTCAAAGGTGTGACTATTGCAAGTGGAGGTGTCCTGCCCAGGATTCAGCCTGAGCTTCTAGCCAAGAAGCGGGGTGCCAAAGGCAAATCTGAGACCAtcctttcccctgctcctgAGAAGAAGGGGAGGAAATCCATGGTAAACAAAAAGAGTGGGAAGAAGGCAAAGTCTACCAAGGCCCGGACGTCCAAAAAG AACAAACAAAAGGACAGTGAAAAAGAAGGAGCTTCAAATTCAACAACTGAAGATGGGCCTGGGGATGGTTTCACTATCTTGTCCTCCAAGAGCCTTGTGCCAGGACAAAAG CTTTCTCTGACACAGAGTGACATCAGCCATATTGGCTCCATGAAAGTAGAAGGCATCGTTCACCCTACAACTGCTGAAATAGACCTCAAGGAGGAAATAG GCaaggcactggaaaaggctggaggGAAAGAGTTCTTGGAAACAGTGAAAGAGCTTCGCAAATCTCAAGGACCTTTAGAAGTTGCTGAAG CTGCACTTACTCAGTCTAGCGGCCTAGCAGCAAAGTTTGTCATCCACTGTCACATCCCACAGTGGGGATCAGACAAGTGTGAAGAGCAGCTCGAGGAGACTGTCAAGAACTGCTTAACAGCTGCAGAAGACAAGAAGTTGAAGTCTGTGGCTTTCCCCCCGTTTCCCAGCGGCAG AAACTGCTTCCCAAAACAGACGGCAGCCCAGGTGACCCTCAGAGCTATTTCCACCCATTTCGACGGCACCAGCTCTTCGTCCTTGAAGAACATTTACTTTCTGCTCTTCGACAGTGAAAGCATTGGTATCTACGTGCAAGAAATGGCCAAGCTAGACACTAAGTAG
- the AIFM2 gene encoding ferroptosis suppressor protein 1 codes for MGSRLSLDDSVRVVVVGGGFGGTAAASLLKSWAVPFVLVDVRNAFHHNVAALRAAVESGFAKKTFISYSVTFGDSFRQGKVVGIDPGRQQVLFSDGKELHYSHLILATGSDGPFPGKFNQVIDMESAIQTYEDMVKEIEKSQRILVVGGGAAGVEMAAEIKTEYPDKEVILIHSKTALADVELLASVRQEVKEILLRKGVRLLLSEKVSDVENLRPNQFQKDMVVRTEKGTEVVVDMVVLCTGIKINSSAYAAAFGDKMASNGALKVNKHLQLEGYENIYAIGDCADLKEPKMAYHAGLHANIVVTNIINSLTQKPLKTYKPGSLTFLLSMGRNDGVGQVNGCYVGHLLVTIAKSRDLFISKSWKTMGQTMPS; via the exons ATGGGCTCCCGCCTGTCCCTGGACGACTCCGTGCGGGTCGTGGTGGTCGGGGGCGGCTTCGGAGGGACGGCGGCCGCCAGCCTGCTCAAGTCCTGGGCCGTCCCCTTCGTCCTGGTGGACGTGAGAAATGCTTTCCATCACAACGTGGCCGCCCTCCGGGCCGCCGTGGAGAGCG GATTTGCCAAGAAGACTTTCATCTCCTACTCGGTCACCTTTGGGGACAGCTTCCGACAAGGCAAGGTCGTGGGCATAGACCCTGGGAGGCAACAAGTCTTGTTCAGTGATGGCAAG GAGCTTCACTACTCCCATCTCATTCTTGCAACAGGCAGTGATGGGCCATTCCCTGGGAAGTTCAACCAAGTCATTGACATGGAAAGTGCCATCCAGACCTATGAAGACATGGTTAAAGAG ATTGAGAAATCTCAGCGCATTCTGGTAGTGGGAGGTGGTGCTGCTGGAGTGGAGATGGCTGCCGAGATCAAAACAGAGTACCCAGACAAAGAG GTCATCCTCATTCACTCAAAAACTGCACTGGCTGATGTGGAGCTGCTAGCCAGTGTCCGTCAGGAGGTGAAAGAGATTCTCCTCAGGAAAGGAGTCCGGCTGCTGTTAA GTGAAAAGGTCAGTGACGTGGAGAACCTCAGACCAAACCAGTTCCAGAAAGACATGGTAGTAAGGACAGAGAAGGGCACTGAGGTGGTTGTTGACATGGTGGTGCTGTGCACCGGGATAAAGATTAACTCTTCTGCATATGCTGCTGCATTTG GTGACAAAATGGCAAGTAATGGTGCTTTGAAAGTTAACAAGCACCTCCAGCTGGAAGGCTATGAGAACATCTATGCCATTGGCGACTGTGCAGATCTCAAAGAGCCCAAGATGGCCTACCATGCTGGGCTCCACGCCAACATCGTGGTGACAAATATCATCAACAGCCTGACACAGAAGCCTCTTAAAACCTACAAGCCAG GGTCACTAACCTTCCTGCTTTCCATGGGCAGGAATGATGGTGTAGGCCAGGTGAATGGTTGCTATGTGGGACATCTCCTGGTGACCATTGCCAAGAGCCGGGATCTGTTCATCTCCAAGAGCTGGAAGACGATGGGACAGACAATGCCCTCTTAA